In Bacillales bacterium, the genomic stretch GAGTCCCATCCGGCGGGCACGCGCGTACTGCACGAACGTCATCCCGAACCGCTTCTTGAACTGCCGGCGGGCCGTCGACGCATCCACGCTCAACGCTTCGAAATCTCGGTCCTTCCAACGCTTCTCGGGATTCGTCTCGACCGCTTCGACGAGCGTTCGAACCAAGTCGGAGACTTGGTTCGGGTGCGACAGCGGTCGGCATCGCTTGCACGGGCGAAACGAGGCGAGCAGCGCCGCTTCGGCCGTCTCGAAAAACTCGCAGTTGGCGAATTTTGGCTTTCGTGCCGGGCATGTCGGGCGGCAGAAGACACCCGTCGTTTTCACGCCGACGAAGAACACGCCTTCATACTCGGAATTTTTATTAAGGAGAGCCTTGTAATATTTATTTTTCTTCTTTGCTGAAATCATCGCAATCTTCCTTCCGTTCTCGTTGCATCCATTATAACCCGAGTCTGAAAGCGCACCGCCGAAATTTGAGCGTTGATTTTTTAAGGCAAAACCGGGTTCCACATCGATTGCGTATTCGCACGTTCAATCAGGCGGACCGCGGGGATATGTGACAGGGAAACAATATCGGCGTTGCGTGCAGAGAGTTTGATTCCATAAAATTTCAGCTCATGCGCAAGGATCGAATCGCGCTCGGCTTTCTTATCCTTGTAAAGGATTTGATAGGCTTCGTAAGCTTTCCGGTCGGCTTCTGTTTTGGGCGAATCTCCGCGCGCGGCGAGCTCTTTTTTCATTGTAGTCAGTTGCGCTTCCATGTGCGTCAGGTCATCAGACAGCAATTGCCTTTTAAAATGTTTGAGTGCTGCCTCCAGCGTCTCATCGTCTTTTTTTATGTACACACCGGTGAACGTATCATTTTCCGTTTTACAAACTTGATAAATTTTCTCGATTTTCAGATGGTATTTTTCGTCGAGTGCTTTGAGGTCGCGGGCATCTTGTAAGTCTTTAAAAGAGACGAGGACTGTGCTCTGTTGCTGAGGAAGAAGATTCATAGACAGCGTTTGCGTTTTCGCAATGACTGCTCTCGCCTGAGCCCCGCGGTCAAAAGCCGCAAGGATGCCGGTCGGATAGGGCGTAAACCCGACAAGGAGAAACAATAGGAACAACAAGCTGAGGCAGGCAGCCAATAATTTTTTCCACATCGCAATTCCTCCGTTCGCTCATAGTAATCTTATTATAACGTTTAGCCCGCTAACGGACATCTCGTCCTCTTAGCGGTTGATTTTGTGTGAGTTTGAATTCTAACGGACATACAATCCTCTTAGCGCCATTTTTACTGTTCGCGGCAGGTGATTTTCTCTTCTAAGGGGATCAGATGTCCGTTACATTTTTCAAGGCATGTTTTTCCCCGGCTAAGGTGACCCAATGTCCGTTACAAGTTGCAGCCAACCGAAAGCCCCGTTAAACTGAAAGCAAATCGCCCAAA encodes the following:
- a CDS encoding Ada metal-binding domain-containing protein yields the protein MISAKKKNKYYKALLNKNSEYEGVFFVGVKTTGVFCRPTCPARKPKFANCEFFETAEAALLASFRPCKRCRPLSHPNQVSDLVRTLVEAVETNPEKRWKDRDFEALSVDASTARRQFKKRFGMTFVQYARARRMGL